A genome region from Macaca nemestrina isolate mMacNem1 chromosome 15, mMacNem.hap1, whole genome shotgun sequence includes the following:
- the LOC105496517 gene encoding defensin beta 118: MKLLLLALPILVLLPQVIPAYGGEKKCWNRSGHCRKQCKDGEAVKETCKNLRACCVPSNEDHRRLPTTSPTPLSDSTPGIIDNILTIRFTTDYFEISSKKDMVEESEAGQGTQTSPPNVHHTS, encoded by the exons ATGAAACTCCTGCTGTTGGCTCTTCCTATCCTTGTGCTCCTACCCCAAGTGATCCCAG cctatggtGGTGAAAAAAAATGCTGGAACAGATCAGGGCACTGCAGGAAACAATGCAAAGATGGAGAAGCAGTGAAAGAAACATGCAAAAATCTTCGAGCCTGCTGCGTTCCATCTAATGAAGACCACAGGCGACTTCCTACGACATCTCCCACACCCTTGAGTGACTCAACACCAGGAattattgataatattttaacaataagGTTCACTACAGACTACTTTGAAATAAGCAGCAAGAAAGACATGGTTGAAGAGTCTGAGGCGGGACAGGGAACTCAGACCTCTCCCCCAAATGTTCACCATACCTCATGA